AGGCGAGACGGTCCCGTCGAAGTGCGGCAGCACCGTCAGGCCGTGGCTTCCCGGCGGCACAGCGGCGGCCAACTCGTCCAGCTCGTGGTGACTGCGTCCGGGACTCAATTCGCGTTGCACCCAGTCCAGCACCAGTCCGGCGGTCTTGGCATAGGCCAGGGCAAACTGGTAGCGTCGGATCGGGAACCGTCCGCCCAGCAATCCCACAGGTAACGGGTCCGGCAATCGCTCGCTCAGCGTCACCAGCGCCAGACAGGTCCCCGAGGTCTCGGAGACGATCCCCGGGGCACTGTTCCCCGCGCCAAGAGCTCCGGCATACTGGTCATTCGTCCCGCACACTAGCAGCGTGTCGGGCTCCAGACCCCATTCCGCAGCAACCTTTGGCAGCACGTCCCGCAGGGGCTCTCCGGGCTGTGCGATCTGTGCCAACTGCTCCGGACGGATCTGCGCCGCCTCCAGCGCCGCCTGTGAGTAGCCTTGCGCATCCTCGCAGGCGAGGGCGGTGCTCATCGCGGTGTTGCCGTCGGTCGCTGGGGTGCCGGTCAGGCGATACGAGAGGTAATCGGGAAGAAGGAGGTAGCGGTCTGCCCGTGCCATGACCTCGGGAGCATGTTCACGCAGCCAGAGGATCTTGGGCCCCGTCGATATCGCCTGGACGACCGGTTTGCGTTCGGTTCCGGTGACCTGCGCAATCCGCTGCGACAGCCACTCAGCCTGCTCGGCTGCCCGGCTGTCGTACCACAGGATGGCGGGATGCAGCGGGCGGCCCTGCGCGTCGAGCGAGACGAAGGTCTGGCCCTGCGAGGCGACTGATAGGGCGCGGATCCGAACACCAGCCTGAGCGATGGCTCTCTGTGACGCCTCCCGCGCTGCCTCGTAGACCTCCTCAATCGGCACTTCGCTGTGCCCATCGGGAGTGGTCTGGATCGGCACGGAGACCTGCCCGAAGCCCAGGAGTTCGCCGGCGTCGCTGAAGACCCCGGCCTTGGCCCCGGAACCTCCCAGGTCTACCCCGAGATAGCCCACGGTCGGGCTCATGAGGCACTCCGGCGTGCTTCGACTTCCGCCAGTTGCCGACCGTCGCGGACATGCTCGAGCAGACTCATACCGTTGTCGTAGAAGATACCGTGCATCTCGGACTCGGTGAGGCCTGAGCGCTCAGCGGCCCGGCGGATGGCCAGGATGATCTCGTAGACCATGAAGCTGGCGCGGATTCCTTCCGAGGCGATCCGGTAGGCGCTCGCGGGATAGCCCTCCAGCACCATGTCCACCCAGTGGTCCATGAC
The sequence above is drawn from the Armatimonadia bacterium genome and encodes:
- a CDS encoding FGGY family carbohydrate kinase, which codes for MSPTVGYLGVDLGGSGAKAGVFSDAGELLGFGQVSVPIQTTPDGHSEVPIEEVYEAAREASQRAIAQAGVRIRALSVASQGQTFVSLDAQGRPLHPAILWYDSRAAEQAEWLSQRIAQVTGTERKPVVQAISTGPKILWLREHAPEVMARADRYLLLPDYLSYRLTGTPATDGNTAMSTALACEDAQGYSQAALEAAQIRPEQLAQIAQPGEPLRDVLPKVAAEWGLEPDTLLVCGTNDQYAGALGAGNSAPGIVSETSGTCLALVTLSERLPDPLPVGLLGGRFPIRRYQFALAYAKTAGLVLDWVQRELSPGRSHHELDELAAAVPPGSHGLTVLPHFDGTVSPRPDPAVRGAFANLNLGHTLGDLYRAVLESLTFSLRENLELMQRSGFTLERIRSIGGGARSDLWLQMKADVTGLPVDRPACTEAATMGAAMLAATGAGAFASISDSVEVFYHTERTFEPCRGMAEEYEPAYQRYQDLWRRLYP